A stretch of Desulfotalea psychrophila LSv54 DNA encodes these proteins:
- a CDS encoding conserved phage C-terminal domain-containing protein, producing MAVKYRKVDPRVWDDEVFYQLKPEEKLIALYCFTSAQVNRVGIFRFSVALAAEDLGMKQQRFQRGFLVVLERFAWEYDRGARVLYLPTWWKYNHPENENVLKGNLSDLHDVPLTDLLGRFLNNLRYLSGKVQETFVAGCKELQERFQDGWAEGLEMVDTDPAETIPQTFGEPLGKPLPIQEQEQEQEQEQEKNIVVTAVVVSSASERIPFTKIISYLNAATDKDFKNSTKATTSVIRARWQEGFRFDDFKQVIDNKTEEWGSDEKMCEYLRPLTLFGTKFESYLQAVRSRDAPGKVFVPASSGVDCEVS from the coding sequence ATGGCTGTTAAATATAGAAAGGTCGACCCCAGGGTGTGGGACGACGAGGTCTTTTACCAGCTCAAACCAGAGGAAAAGCTGATCGCTCTTTACTGTTTCACCTCGGCGCAGGTTAACAGAGTGGGAATCTTTAGATTCTCCGTAGCCCTTGCCGCCGAAGATCTTGGTATGAAGCAGCAGAGGTTTCAGCGAGGTTTCCTCGTTGTGCTGGAGAGGTTTGCCTGGGAGTACGACAGAGGCGCCAGAGTTCTCTATCTCCCCACCTGGTGGAAGTACAACCATCCGGAAAATGAGAATGTGCTCAAGGGCAATCTGTCGGATCTTCACGATGTACCCCTGACGGATCTGTTGGGTAGGTTCTTAAATAATCTACGGTATCTGTCGGGGAAGGTTCAAGAGACCTTTGTTGCGGGTTGCAAAGAATTACAGGAGAGGTTTCAGGATGGTTGGGCAGAAGGTCTGGAGATGGTTGATACTGACCCTGCGGAAACCATCCCCCAAACCTTTGGGGAACCATTGGGTAAACCCTTGCCAATACAGGAGCAGGAACAGGAGCAGGAACAAGAACAGGAAAAAAATATTGTCGTGACAGCGGTGGTTGTATCGTCTGCGTCCGAGAGAATTCCTTTTACGAAGATTATTTCCTACCTCAACGCTGCTACTGATAAGGATTTCAAGAACTCCACCAAGGCAACCACCTCGGTAATACGGGCTCGCTGGCAGGAAGGCTTTCGCTTCGATGATTTTAAGCAGGTGATCGATAACAAGACTGAGGAGTGGGGGAGTGATGAGAAAATGTGCGAGTATCTGAGGCCCCTCACTCTCTTTGGCACCAAGTTTGAAAGTTATTTGCAGGCAGTCAGATCACGGGACGCTCCCGGAAAAGTTTTTGTCCCCGCCAGTTCAGGAGTTGACTGTGAGGTGAGCTGA
- a CDS encoding LexA family protein: MLKQTTFSAALVYCLSKKGYGASSLCAKSTGISSGYLTELKKAKKKGSEEQRRLLALYFEMSYEDFLAAGEQILAGKNPTELISTKILKKRVKNLGITHKSIKKIPLLSWTEAAEWSTTLKNTLSATINEWITVICKAGKTAFALKVMCQSMEPEFCPGDIIIVDPEIAPETGRFVIAQLDGQSSGSEATLKRFERDGGDLYLVSLNDKYGDKNVTDTNFKICGCVVQKIKNYSIG; this comes from the coding sequence ATGCTTAAGCAAACAACCTTCTCTGCAGCGCTTGTTTATTGCTTATCTAAAAAGGGATACGGTGCAAGTAGCCTTTGTGCAAAAAGTACAGGAATATCAAGTGGGTATTTAACAGAACTTAAAAAAGCGAAAAAGAAGGGCTCAGAAGAGCAAAGAAGACTGCTCGCCCTCTATTTTGAAATGAGCTATGAAGATTTCCTAGCAGCTGGAGAGCAAATTCTTGCAGGAAAAAATCCTACAGAATTAATCTCCACTAAAATACTTAAAAAAAGGGTTAAAAACCTTGGAATAACTCATAAAAGTATAAAAAAAATACCCCTTCTTTCATGGACAGAAGCGGCTGAATGGAGTACTACCTTAAAAAATACTCTATCCGCGACAATAAATGAGTGGATTACGGTGATCTGTAAGGCCGGCAAAACAGCCTTTGCCCTTAAGGTCATGTGCCAATCGATGGAACCAGAATTTTGTCCGGGTGATATTATCATCGTCGATCCGGAAATTGCGCCTGAAACGGGGCGTTTTGTCATAGCTCAACTAGACGGCCAATCTTCGGGCAGCGAGGCAACCCTGAAAAGGTTTGAACGAGACGGAGGTGACCTTTACCTGGTCTCCCTCAATGACAAGTATGGAGATAAAAATGTGACGGATACAAACTTCAAAATCTGCGGTTGCGTGGTGCAGAAGATTAAAAATTATTCGATCGGATAA
- a CDS encoding restriction endonuclease, which produces MTKEQALLALAKKRQTTRYDGYTSIGDYNGGVWECDYVSPYSKSAHNVDARVMAVLQDWCSSDAFTGDICVEDLSLGYDSTAKTNISLMTLLQNHFGLSLQDTYTTNLFPYIKPGAMNALISIKDLTRAAKDFTLPMVEIIQPQLVICFGKNTFNVMRRACGMGDTNNVAEAIDSSFQYRGATLCCQSHPGQLGKNNRNKGGVDRASADWQRLKTVLDENKIEKPSSDVLSPSTNKTNIMTAKKHTGFIQWFGPLLNALRDLGDSGRPREVSAKIAENLKLPDTILDASFKSGTQKFHNQVCWARQYLVWAGFLDSSIHGTWKLTEKGQGAHLSVDEAAALTRKWKAIHQERRKQRPSAEHPEAEEIENFPQPENDLLTVLRSISPTGFEKVTRELLRESGFEKVEITGGSADEGIDGYGVLALNPFVSFKVIFQCKRYQEGNNVGRVQVADLRNSMLGRAEKGIIITTSTFTQAALKEANRDGAATIELVDGEKLVEMFQKVQLGLTQRVVYDIDQEYFAKYAE; this is translated from the coding sequence ATGACAAAAGAACAAGCCCTCCTCGCCCTGGCGAAAAAGAGACAGACCACTAGGTACGACGGTTACACCTCTATCGGTGACTACAATGGTGGTGTTTGGGAGTGTGATTATGTCTCCCCCTACAGTAAATCCGCCCATAATGTTGATGCCAGGGTCATGGCCGTTTTGCAAGACTGGTGCTCATCCGATGCTTTTACAGGTGACATTTGTGTGGAAGATTTGAGCCTTGGCTATGATAGCACGGCAAAAACTAATATTAGCTTAATGACCCTGCTCCAGAACCATTTTGGCCTCTCCCTGCAGGATACTTATACGACCAATCTGTTTCCCTATATCAAGCCTGGTGCTATGAACGCACTTATCTCCATTAAAGATCTTACTCGCGCCGCCAAAGATTTTACCCTACCCATGGTGGAAATTATTCAGCCACAGCTGGTTATCTGCTTTGGCAAAAATACCTTTAACGTCATGCGTAGGGCCTGCGGTATGGGGGATACCAATAATGTGGCAGAGGCCATCGATTCAAGTTTTCAATATCGGGGTGCCACTCTTTGCTGTCAATCCCATCCGGGGCAGTTGGGTAAAAACAATAGAAATAAGGGTGGAGTCGATAGGGCATCCGCCGACTGGCAACGGCTAAAGACCGTATTGGACGAGAATAAAATAGAGAAACCCTCTTCAGACGTTCTCTCACCATCCACCAATAAAACAAACATCATGACTGCTAAAAAACATACAGGATTTATTCAGTGGTTCGGCCCCCTATTAAATGCCCTGCGGGACCTGGGTGACTCTGGCAGGCCCAGGGAGGTCTCTGCGAAAATAGCCGAGAACCTCAAATTACCCGATACCATCCTCGATGCAAGCTTCAAGAGTGGTACACAGAAATTCCACAATCAGGTCTGTTGGGCCCGGCAATATCTGGTATGGGCAGGGTTCCTCGACTCGTCCATCCATGGTACCTGGAAACTGACTGAAAAGGGGCAGGGGGCACACCTCAGCGTAGATGAAGCCGCGGCTCTTACTCGAAAGTGGAAGGCTATCCATCAGGAAAGACGAAAACAGCGGCCATCTGCAGAGCATCCCGAGGCGGAAGAGATAGAGAACTTCCCCCAACCGGAAAATGATCTTCTTACCGTGCTACGTTCCATCTCCCCCACAGGTTTTGAAAAGGTTACCAGAGAGCTGTTGCGAGAATCAGGTTTTGAGAAAGTTGAAATCACAGGTGGTTCAGCAGATGAAGGTATAGATGGCTATGGTGTCCTGGCGCTGAACCCCTTTGTTAGCTTCAAGGTGATCTTTCAGTGTAAGCGCTATCAGGAGGGTAATAATGTTGGCCGAGTCCAGGTGGCCGATCTTCGTAACTCCATGTTGGGCCGTGCTGAAAAGGGTATCATCATCACCACCTCAACATTTACTCAGGCAGCTCTTAAGGAAGCAAACCGAGACGGTGCTGCCACCATAGAACTCGTCGATGGCGAAAAACTGGTAGAGATGTTCCAGAAGGTACAACTCGGCCTCACTCAGAGGGTTGTCTACGATATCGATCAAGAATATTTTGCCAAATATGCGGAGTGA
- a CDS encoding DNA integrity scanning protein DisA nucleotide-binding domain protein has translation MSQVDLIRQELELVNFPSKEILPLYPDLIETVTKAIYLAPHENKEPYWGIILSNNTPTSPHELVDDFKDSYCDGKRTFGFSSNGSNELKTVVFQREMNNIDLLELCNNKQTCIINRQGNTLKIYFNNTIYICENRVWKVLEKVDAQIVEIKKHYSAVDADLVRKLLTYSFHNLSTNKIGATIIYWLKDDFTSTYATLPDSISLDFNNENHQEILKQYLRNNDGAIVINSSGKIIGGKAHLSFSDDSKSFIQIKDKGTRHNSAARFSFDNSKSIVITVSEDGPVSVFSEGKNIANLSSIDPFEQNKIIHEIAEENDAMSYEDNFNITCSKCGKTFYVSVLTVSGWREWENERCDICGTEIHSAKCFTINSRLIKTI, from the coding sequence ATGTCACAAGTTGATTTGATTCGCCAAGAACTTGAGTTGGTAAATTTCCCTAGTAAAGAAATACTACCCCTCTATCCAGATTTAATTGAAACTGTAACCAAAGCAATTTATTTAGCACCTCACGAGAACAAAGAGCCTTACTGGGGGATAATTCTTTCTAATAATACACCAACTTCTCCGCATGAATTAGTAGATGATTTTAAAGATTCTTATTGTGATGGAAAAAGAACCTTTGGATTTTCCTCTAATGGAAGCAATGAGTTAAAAACTGTAGTTTTCCAAAGAGAAATGAATAACATAGATCTTCTTGAACTATGTAATAATAAGCAAACTTGTATCATCAACAGACAAGGGAATACTCTCAAAATATATTTTAATAATACAATTTATATTTGCGAAAATAGAGTTTGGAAAGTACTGGAAAAAGTTGACGCTCAAATAGTTGAAATAAAAAAACACTATAGTGCTGTTGACGCAGATCTCGTCAGAAAATTGCTGACTTACTCATTCCACAATCTTTCTACCAATAAAATTGGTGCCACAATAATATATTGGCTTAAGGACGACTTTACTTCTACCTATGCAACCCTGCCGGACTCGATAAGTCTTGATTTTAACAATGAAAATCATCAGGAAATATTAAAACAATACCTTAGAAATAATGATGGAGCAATTGTCATAAATTCAAGTGGCAAGATAATCGGTGGCAAAGCACACTTAAGTTTTTCTGATGACAGTAAATCCTTTATCCAAATTAAAGACAAGGGAACCAGACATAACTCAGCAGCTAGATTCTCTTTCGATAATTCAAAATCCATTGTTATTACAGTCTCAGAGGACGGTCCTGTTTCAGTTTTTTCTGAGGGGAAAAATATTGCCAATTTAAGTTCCATTGATCCTTTTGAACAAAATAAAATTATTCATGAAATTGCAGAAGAAAATGATGCGATGTCCTATGAAGATAACTTTAATATAACTTGCAGTAAGTGCGGGAAAACCTTTTATGTAAGTGTATTAACTGTCTCTGGTTGGCGAGAATGGGAAAATGAAAGATGTGATATTTGTGGTACAGAAATTCATTCCGCAAAGTGCTTTACAATAAACTCAAGATTAATAAAAACTATCTAA
- a CDS encoding helix-turn-helix domain-containing protein, with the protein MAPIQELLTIDEVSNILKISAGTLRNWRSLGHGPSYIKVGGAVRYEKTAIIQFTQSNIF; encoded by the coding sequence GTGGCTCCTATACAGGAACTGCTCACCATTGATGAGGTGAGTAATATTCTAAAAATTTCTGCCGGAACGCTTCGTAATTGGCGTAGCCTGGGGCATGGTCCCAGCTATATAAAAGTTGGTGGTGCTGTTCGTTACGAGAAAACAGCCATTATCCAATTTACACAATCAAACATTTTTTAA
- a CDS encoding DNA cytosine methyltransferase — translation MKFELAELFCGPGGIALGAQLAGVVYNNRNNESFSIAPSWATDYDEATCRTYALNIHNSNELDLDTVVCQDVRELDIEALRPRQALAFGFPCNDFSSVGETKGLNGQFGPLYKYGVKYLQTHQPQWFVAENVSGLSHANGGKAFKLILREMEDAGYNITPHLYKFEEYGVPQARHRIIIVGIRKDLNTEFKVPAPTTPNQYKSSGEALTCPPIPEDAPNQERTRQSQQVVERLNYIRPGDNAWSEDIPEHLRLNVKGARLSNIYKRLNPNKPAYTVTGSGGGGTHMYHWEEPRALTNRERARLQTFPDNYRFCGNKESARKQIGMAVPPQGVAVILNAILKSFAGKDYNNVPSNVLMRFS, via the coding sequence ATGAAATTTGAACTTGCGGAACTGTTTTGCGGCCCTGGAGGAATTGCCCTGGGGGCACAACTAGCTGGTGTAGTGTACAATAACAGAAACAATGAGTCTTTCTCAATTGCCCCCAGCTGGGCAACTGATTATGATGAAGCCACCTGTCGAACTTACGCTCTTAATATCCATAACTCTAACGAGCTTGATCTTGACACTGTAGTTTGTCAAGATGTCCGAGAGTTAGATATAGAGGCCTTGCGTCCTCGGCAAGCGTTGGCGTTTGGTTTTCCTTGCAATGACTTTAGCAGTGTTGGTGAGACAAAAGGGCTAAATGGACAATTTGGTCCTCTTTATAAATATGGTGTTAAGTACCTTCAAACACATCAACCACAATGGTTTGTTGCAGAAAATGTTAGTGGCTTATCTCATGCCAATGGAGGAAAAGCTTTTAAACTTATCCTGCGTGAGATGGAAGATGCTGGATACAACATCACTCCTCACCTATACAAATTTGAAGAGTATGGTGTACCTCAAGCACGCCACCGAATAATTATTGTTGGAATCAGGAAAGATCTAAATACAGAATTTAAGGTGCCTGCCCCCACAACTCCTAATCAATATAAATCTTCTGGGGAAGCTTTAACATGTCCCCCAATTCCTGAGGACGCGCCAAATCAAGAAAGAACAAGGCAGTCTCAGCAGGTTGTTGAACGCTTAAATTACATAAGACCTGGCGACAATGCTTGGTCTGAAGATATTCCTGAGCATCTTAGGTTAAATGTCAAAGGAGCAAGACTTAGTAATATTTACAAAAGACTTAACCCAAACAAACCAGCTTACACAGTCACGGGCAGTGGAGGCGGTGGAACCCATATGTATCACTGGGAAGAGCCAAGGGCTTTAACAAACAGAGAAAGAGCGAGGTTGCAAACATTCCCTGACAACTATCGATTTTGTGGAAATAAAGAAAGTGCCCGGAAACAAATAGGTATGGCAGTTCCACCTCAAGGGGTAGCTGTGATTTTAAATGCAATACTTAAGAGTTTTGCGGGGAAAGATTACAATAATGTTCCAAGCAATGTGCTAATGCGTTTTTCATAG
- a CDS encoding HD-GYP domain-containing protein, which produces MNNIIILSLVLIALGALVMLVSIVKYVLTIQGIEALLEDRKKTIYRLHKIHLSLMCFFFIGYLAVLICFVFNIHVVGILFTAVVFFFGAIFVFIGILLQAYMLVSIKKRHEKIISKNIQLTQVENVTIFALAYEAEMRDEETGKHLERTSQYVKALAEELSRSPRYNSQLTHAYIENLVTVAPVHDIGKVGIPDHILRKPGKLTDEEFKIIKKHCELGAEILRAAEEKLEFESFFTIAIEIVMSHHERWDGGGYPQGLLGEEIPLSARIMSLADVYDALRSKRCYKEAISHEESCRILKAERGKQFAPDIIDAFMRVEKKFSQISNTMAD; this is translated from the coding sequence TTGAATAATATTATAATCCTCTCATTAGTGCTTATTGCTTTGGGTGCCCTGGTGATGTTAGTGAGTATTGTTAAGTATGTTTTAACAATTCAAGGTATTGAGGCTCTGTTAGAGGATAGAAAAAAAACCATATATCGCCTACACAAAATACATTTGTCTTTAATGTGTTTTTTCTTTATCGGTTACCTGGCTGTTTTGATTTGTTTTGTTTTTAATATACATGTGGTTGGAATTTTATTTACTGCGGTTGTATTTTTTTTCGGCGCTATATTTGTATTTATAGGAATATTACTACAGGCATATATGCTTGTCTCCATTAAAAAGAGGCATGAAAAAATTATTAGTAAAAACATTCAACTCACTCAGGTTGAAAATGTCACCATTTTTGCTTTAGCATATGAGGCTGAAATGAGGGACGAGGAGACGGGTAAACATCTGGAAAGAACTTCTCAGTACGTTAAGGCATTGGCGGAAGAACTTTCTCGCTCCCCCAGGTATAACTCACAGTTGACACATGCTTATATAGAAAACCTTGTTACAGTAGCTCCTGTTCATGATATTGGCAAGGTTGGTATTCCTGACCATATTTTAAGAAAACCGGGGAAGCTCACCGACGAAGAATTTAAAATAATCAAGAAACATTGCGAGCTTGGCGCCGAGATTCTTAGGGCAGCGGAAGAGAAGCTTGAATTTGAATCTTTTTTTACAATAGCCATTGAGATTGTAATGTCCCATCATGAAAGATGGGATGGTGGAGGCTATCCTCAAGGCCTGCTGGGAGAAGAAATACCCCTGTCTGCAAGGATTATGTCGCTTGCGGATGTCTATGATGCGCTACGGAGTAAACGCTGTTACAAGGAAGCTATTTCCCATGAAGAGTCCTGTCGAATATTAAAAGCGGAGAGGGGAAAACAGTTTGCTCCTGATATTATTGATGCCTTTATGAGGGTTGAAAAAAAGTTTTCACAAATTTCAAATACAATGGCAGATTGA
- a CDS encoding SEL1-like repeat protein: MKYKILITVWTLLFFATFCHGSEIMEKAQQGNAIAQSRLGLMYYTGEGVSKDLKEAFIWFEKSAQQGYSTAQYNMGDMYYNGKGTTKNLKEAFAWFERSALQGAALAQMRLGLMYYTGEGTAKDLKEAFIWFERSALQGQALSQFQLGVMHYTGKGTPKNLKQSLVWLEKSALQENSNAQYNLGYMYYKGQGTAKDLKKAFSWFEKSALLGDAVAQYRLGLMYYKGQGTVKDLNKTFFWLDKSAQQGNARAQAIMEGLEG, from the coding sequence ATGAAATATAAAATTCTTATTACTGTTTGGACGTTACTTTTTTTTGCAACATTTTGCCATGGAAGCGAAATAATGGAAAAGGCTCAACAGGGAAACGCCATAGCTCAATCTCGGTTAGGATTAATGTACTACACTGGTGAGGGTGTGTCGAAAGACTTGAAGGAAGCATTTATCTGGTTTGAAAAGAGCGCTCAGCAGGGATATTCCACAGCTCAATACAATATGGGAGATATGTATTATAATGGAAAGGGAACTACGAAAAACTTGAAGGAAGCATTTGCCTGGTTTGAAAGGAGTGCCCTGCAGGGAGCTGCTTTAGCTCAAATGCGGTTAGGATTAATGTACTACACTGGCGAGGGTACTGCGAAAGACTTGAAGGAAGCATTTATCTGGTTTGAAAGGAGTGCTCTGCAGGGGCAGGCTTTATCTCAGTTTCAACTAGGAGTAATGCACTATACTGGTAAAGGTACCCCGAAAAACTTAAAGCAATCTCTTGTTTGGCTTGAAAAGAGTGCTCTACAAGAAAATAGTAATGCTCAGTATAATTTAGGTTACATGTATTATAAGGGGCAAGGGACTGCGAAAGACTTGAAGAAAGCATTCAGCTGGTTTGAAAAGAGTGCTCTACTAGGGGATGCTGTCGCTCAATATCGGCTAGGATTAATGTATTATAAGGGCCAGGGGACTGTAAAAGATCTGAATAAGACATTTTTCTGGCTTGATAAGAGCGCCCAACAAGGGAATGCTCGTGCTCAGGCTATCATGGAAGGTCTTGAGGGGTGA
- a CDS encoding AP2/ERF family transcription factor, protein MSMKIKGISRVAQESKNTYGWYVRITFQGRMHSKFFSDKKNGGNESALQAATAWRNQKEKEIGKPRTDQMMFSKSRGGTGVIGVLLNEKRERYEATWVTPEGKRGKTSVSIKKHGKKNAFNRACLIRQEKEALRLGL, encoded by the coding sequence ATGAGCATGAAGATTAAGGGCATCAGCAGAGTGGCTCAGGAATCAAAGAATACATACGGCTGGTATGTAAGAATCACATTTCAGGGGCGTATGCATAGCAAGTTTTTTTCAGATAAAAAAAATGGAGGGAATGAATCAGCACTTCAGGCTGCGACGGCATGGCGTAACCAGAAGGAAAAAGAAATTGGCAAACCCAGAACGGACCAGATGATGTTCAGCAAAAGCCGTGGAGGAACCGGTGTTATAGGGGTGCTGCTCAATGAAAAACGGGAACGTTATGAGGCCACCTGGGTGACGCCCGAGGGAAAGCGGGGCAAAACCTCCGTTTCGATTAAAAAGCATGGGAAGAAAAATGCCTTCAATCGGGCCTGCCTGATACGGCAGGAGAAGGAGGCGTTGCGCTTGGGGCTATAG
- a CDS encoding restriction endonuclease PLD domain-containing protein, which translates to MFSTDLYDSVLLAPATQGADHLHVISGYATAAMAFRHIRHVNKQGHDIKVDLIVGMCPNDGLSISNHNGFKKLVEDDFAGKFECSYVMASPAIHSKVYVWTKDNKPVFGFAGSANYTQNAFFSKQREAVASCDPNIAYDYFQNLLSDTICCTHNNVENSIQLYNENYSKKKLQLVEQGAFEETTPDHIKGLPKITISLLANNGTLPPRSGLNWGQRPEQHRAPNQAYIRLPSTVYRTDFFPEKTIQFTVLTDDGETIMCTRAQENGKAIHSPHNNSLIGKYFRNRLGLTSGVLVTKNDLTSYGRSDITFYKIDDETYYMDFSV; encoded by the coding sequence ATGTTTTCAACTGATTTATATGATAGCGTTTTACTTGCTCCAGCTACACAAGGTGCTGACCATTTACATGTCATATCTGGATATGCAACTGCGGCAATGGCGTTTCGCCATATCAGGCATGTAAATAAACAAGGGCATGACATAAAGGTAGATTTAATAGTAGGTATGTGCCCTAATGATGGCCTGTCGATTAGTAATCACAACGGTTTTAAAAAACTTGTTGAAGATGATTTTGCTGGTAAATTCGAATGCTCTTATGTGATGGCATCACCTGCTATTCATTCAAAAGTTTATGTTTGGACAAAAGATAATAAACCTGTATTTGGTTTTGCTGGTTCTGCCAATTATACTCAAAATGCTTTTTTTTCCAAACAGCGTGAAGCAGTAGCCTCATGTGATCCTAACATCGCTTACGACTATTTCCAAAATTTACTCTCTGACACCATATGTTGCACACACAATAATGTTGAAAACTCAATACAGTTATACAATGAAAATTACTCGAAAAAGAAGCTACAACTTGTGGAGCAAGGAGCGTTTGAGGAAACAACACCTGACCATATAAAGGGGTTACCTAAAATAACAATCTCATTACTTGCAAATAATGGCACTTTGCCGCCACGTTCTGGATTAAACTGGGGACAACGCCCAGAACAACACAGAGCGCCAAACCAAGCCTATATAAGATTACCTTCTACCGTTTACCGGACAGATTTTTTCCCGGAGAAGACAATTCAATTTACAGTTTTAACAGACGATGGAGAAACAATAATGTGTACTCGTGCCCAAGAGAATGGGAAAGCAATACATAGTCCCCACAACAACAGTTTAATTGGGAAATATTTTAGGAATAGACTTGGATTAACTTCCGGTGTTTTGGTTACAAAAAACGATTTGACATCATACGGTCGTAGCGATATTACCTTTTATAAAATTGATGACGAAACATATTATATGGATTTTTCAGTTTAG
- a CDS encoding PDDEXK-like family protein, with product MPNIFTFATSELSTSAFYAWLLENLNPKYTSTPAIKQAALDFTNHCLTKVSIPTLAVADIKALEVATEYPLNPNCRIDIYAKFTRYGEDPIHLFIENKVQANETKKDQLVQYHDEIKNKETKGHITGDIAEIYLKSGYDFADPLCYKDIKGIVVSKGAFKKINWQDLWAIFSPHRAIGSDFVRDMAACVENKYNFIDNQRSATTLADFTLSDHVGQSFLLQIIFHSYFTTNAPLYTSTANSRTRTHYNNKCYLQVGNSRGRSWTKFVPCQGQDILKCRIEKLAGGYFLRLGIYIPKADLPTKLTYIKTQRDKMHDEIDVAGLSFIEKLLPRRGNPSAIFFAQIYLDSKTNTPSMADLQKLNSVVQNYISMKP from the coding sequence ATGCCTAATATATTCACCTTTGCAACTAGCGAGCTCTCCACCTCCGCCTTCTATGCCTGGCTCTTAGAAAATCTCAATCCCAAATATACCTCCACCCCAGCGATTAAACAGGCCGCCCTGGATTTCACCAACCACTGCCTGACAAAAGTCAGTATCCCCACTCTTGCCGTGGCCGATATAAAGGCTCTTGAGGTTGCAACAGAGTATCCACTGAACCCAAATTGCAGAATAGATATCTATGCAAAGTTTACGAGATACGGAGAAGACCCCATACATCTCTTCATCGAAAATAAGGTGCAGGCAAACGAGACAAAAAAAGACCAACTCGTGCAATACCACGATGAGATAAAGAACAAGGAGACAAAAGGCCATATCACCGGAGATATTGCTGAAATTTACCTCAAATCAGGCTACGATTTTGCAGATCCCCTGTGCTACAAAGACATTAAGGGAATAGTTGTCTCCAAAGGTGCTTTCAAAAAGATCAACTGGCAAGATCTCTGGGCAATATTCTCTCCCCATCGTGCTATAGGCAGTGATTTTGTTCGAGACATGGCGGCCTGCGTGGAGAATAAATACAACTTCATCGATAACCAAAGAAGTGCCACTACCCTTGCTGATTTCACCTTAAGTGATCATGTCGGCCAGTCTTTTCTTCTCCAAATCATCTTTCACTCTTACTTTACCACCAACGCCCCCCTTTATACATCCACAGCAAACAGCCGAACCAGAACCCACTATAACAACAAGTGCTACCTCCAGGTGGGTAACAGCAGAGGCAGATCCTGGACAAAATTTGTCCCCTGCCAGGGTCAGGACATCCTGAAATGTCGCATTGAGAAATTAGCTGGTGGTTACTTCCTAAGACTGGGTATTTATATTCCCAAGGCTGACTTGCCCACAAAACTGACATACATCAAGACGCAACGTGATAAGATGCACGACGAAATTGATGTTGCAGGGCTTAGCTTTATCGAAAAACTTCTCCCTAGAAGAGGTAACCCCTCTGCTATCTTTTTTGCCCAAATCTACCTCGATAGTAAGACCAACACCCCAAGCATGGCAGATCTGCAAAAGCTCAACAGTGTTGTTCAAAACTATATTTCAATGAAGCCTTAG
- a CDS encoding HNH endonuclease: MKKNWSEEELRASVDAYVEMHSLEARGKPFVKKAYYETLANTFGRTVKSYEYRMQNISYVYSLQGRQWVSGLKPARNVGVNVIQMLEDLIAKSEGQHLVAIAYFNAAVEKLRKRPPSLPPKGNKKPASFLSSGTRFVRDPEVVAWVLAEAAGHCECCESSAPFLREDGSPFLEVHHVQHLADHGEDTINNAVALCPNCHSELHYGMGKKELAEELRAKITRLQVTGA; the protein is encoded by the coding sequence TTGAAAAAGAACTGGAGCGAAGAAGAGTTGCGTGCCTCTGTTGATGCATATGTCGAAATGCATAGCCTCGAAGCTAGAGGCAAGCCTTTTGTAAAAAAAGCCTACTACGAGACCCTCGCCAATACATTCGGTCGCACCGTGAAGTCATACGAGTACCGCATGCAAAACATCTCTTACGTCTACTCGCTTCAAGGTCGTCAGTGGGTGTCGGGGCTAAAACCAGCCCGGAATGTCGGTGTCAATGTGATTCAGATGCTCGAAGACCTAATTGCCAAGAGTGAAGGACAACATCTAGTTGCAATCGCTTACTTTAATGCGGCAGTAGAAAAACTCAGAAAAAGACCTCCATCTTTACCTCCAAAGGGCAATAAAAAGCCAGCGTCATTTCTGTCTTCGGGCACACGATTTGTCCGAGATCCGGAAGTTGTTGCATGGGTTCTCGCTGAAGCGGCAGGCCACTGTGAATGTTGCGAGTCATCAGCACCATTTTTGCGAGAAGACGGGTCACCATTTTTAGAAGTTCATCACGTCCAGCATTTAGCAGATCATGGTGAAGATACAATAAACAATGCAGTAGCACTCTGCCCCAATTGTCACAGCGAACTGCACTATGGTATGGGCAAAAAAGAACTGGCAGAGGAGCTACGGGCGAAGATCACCAGGCTTCAAGTGACCGGCGCGTAA